TGGGGGACCATGCTGAATGAAGGAAAAGATTATTTGTCCGATGCCTGGTGGCTTGCGACATACCCGGGATTGGCCATCACCATTGTCGTGTTGGCTGTAAACCGGCTGGGAGATGCCTTGCGTGATATTTTTGATCCTCGTACGCAAAAGTAAAAGGGCAATAAGAGGATGGGAGAGGGGATTCCATTGATGGACAATGTATTGGAAGTGACAGGGCTGACAACCCGGTTCTCGAAAGAGTCGGGCACGATTACGGTGGTTGATCAGCTTGATTTACATGTGAAAAAAGGGGAGACGCTGGGAATTGTCGGAGAGTCGGGGTGCGGCAAGAGCGTTACTTCGCTCTCGCTCATGCGACTGTTGGACAATAATGCCACTTTGAGTGGAAGCATTCGATTCAACGGGAAAGAAGTGCTTGCGCTGAGTGAAGCCGAGATGCGCAGTCTCAGAGGCAAGGAAATGGCGATGATTTTTCAGGAACCGATGCATTCGTTAAATCCGGTGTTGACGATCGGCCGACAAATCAGTGAGGTACTGCACGCGCATGAGGGGGAAAGCAAAGCGGCGGTAAAGCAACGGGTACTGGATTTGCTTACGGTGGTGGGCATCTCCCGAGTGGAAGAGATTTACAGGGATTACCCGCACCGTTTGTCAGGAGGAATGAGGCAACGGGTGATGATTGCCATGGCGATCGCTTGTAATCCGTCATTACTGATCGCTGATGAACCGACGACCGCATTGGATGTGACCATTCAAGCGCAAATCTTGAATCTGATCAAAAAAATCAGAAGGGATATCGGCATGTCAGTGATCATGATAACGCATGATTTAGGGGTGATCGCTGAAGTGTGCGACCGCGTTATGGTGATGTATGCGGGACAAGCGATTGAGATAGCGGACGTAAGGTCGTTGCTGCGCGATCCGAAGCACCCGTACACCGCGGGTTTGCTCCAATCGACACCAAGGCAACGCGCAAAGAGGCTTTACAGCATAAAAGGCAGTGTGCCGACACCGGAAAACAAACCCAATGGGTGCCGGTTTGCCCCGCGATGCGATAAAGTGATGGCGATATGTTGGGAGCGGAATCCTGTTCTCCATCCAGTAGATCAGCATTCTTCTTGTCGATGCTGGTTATTTTCCCAAGACAAAGGTCATGAACAGGAAAGCTCGGTGGTAGGTGGATGATGACTCCACTCCTGGAAGTGAAAGGGCTGCGCAAGCTGTTTCGCATGAAAAAAGGGTGGCTTCAACAACCGCAATATGTTCATGCTCTAAACGGGATTGATGTGAGCGTCTATGAAGGAGAAACGCTAGGGATTGTCGGGGAGTCAGGATGCGGAAAGTCTACATTGGGAAAATGTATTCTGCGTTTGCTGGAGCCCGTCCAAGGCGAAATTCGTTTCCAAGGGAACGAAATAGGAAAAATGAACAAAAATGAAATGCGTGCCGTTAGGCGAAATATGCAAATGGTTTTTCAAAATCCATTTGAAACATTGAACCCGAAACTAACGATCGGGCACATCTTGACGGAACCACTGATTTCGCATGGTATTCCCCGACAGCATCGACAAGCGCTACTGGAAGAAACGATTGAGATTGTCGGCATGAGCAAGCAGCATCTATCTCGTTATCCTCACGAATTTTCCGGAGGGCAAAGACAACGAATTGGCATCGCCCGCGCCCTGATTCTTCGGCCAAAGCTGATTATCGCAGATGAGCCTGTTTCCGCACTAGATGTGTCGATTCAATCGCAAATCCTTAATTTGCTGCAGGATTTGCAAGAACAATTTTCCTTGACCTATGTCTTCATTTCTCATGATTTGAGCGTAGTTGAGCACATTGCCGATAAAGTGGCGGTCATGTATTTAGGTGAAATCATCGAGTATGCTGAGAAAGAGAAGCTATTTGGACGACCGCTGCATCCCTATACACAAGCGTTGCTTTCAGCCAAACCCATTACCGATCCTGATGATATACGAGAGCAAATTGTGTTATCGGGGGATCTCCCGTCTCCGACTAATCCTCCGAAGGGATGCAAATTCCATCCGCGCTGCCGTTCCAGCATGGAAATTTGCAAAGTCGAGTTGCCAAAGCTCAGTGAAATAGAAGGGCAATCGGTCGCTTGTCATCTCTATCAATCATTTCGCGCAATCGATCCTTCTTAAGCAAGGTAAATCAGATAAAAGGAGGAGCGAAATGTTTGATCTTGGGATCCCGTTTACAAAAATGAATGGCTGTGGCAACGACTTTATTATAGTAGACAATCGCGATGGCCTGTTGAACGAGGTTGCGCTTTCAGCCTTTGTCCAACATGTATGCAGGCGAGGCACTTCAATCGGTGCGGATGGGTTCATGCTGCTGGAGAACTCCAACATCGCCGATTTTAAGATGAGGTATTTTAACGCAGATGGCAGTGAAGGAGAAATGTGCGGCAACGGTGCAAGGTGCATGTCGCGCTTTGCTTACCAAATCGGAGCAGCCAAGACGAAGATGAGTTTCGAAACGATGGCCGGCATCTATCAGGCAGAGCTCAATCAAAACGGCGTGAAGGTCAAGTTCCCCGACGTTCAATTGCAAGCGCTGAAGCTGAATCAACCATATGAGTGGGACGGACCGAATAGCGTCTACCACTACGGTGTTGTCGGCGTTCCCCATACGGTCTGGTTTGTCGAAAATGTTTTCGCGATAACGGACGACCAGCTCAGAGAATGGGGCCGAATGGTCAGAAATGATGAGAAGCAGTTTCCCAATGGTACGAATGTAAATTTTGTGGAACCGATTGATAGGCAAACGCTTCGCATCAGAACCTATGAGCGCGGAGTAGAGGCAGAGACCTACGCGTGCGGTTCCGGATCGACTGCTGCAGCAATCATTGCAGGTGTTTTAGGACATGTAGACACCT
This genomic stretch from Brevibacillus brevis harbors:
- a CDS encoding ABC transporter ATP-binding protein, encoding MDNVLEVTGLTTRFSKESGTITVVDQLDLHVKKGETLGIVGESGCGKSVTSLSLMRLLDNNATLSGSIRFNGKEVLALSEAEMRSLRGKEMAMIFQEPMHSLNPVLTIGRQISEVLHAHEGESKAAVKQRVLDLLTVVGISRVEEIYRDYPHRLSGGMRQRVMIAMAIACNPSLLIADEPTTALDVTIQAQILNLIKKIRRDIGMSVIMITHDLGVIAEVCDRVMVMYAGQAIEIADVRSLLRDPKHPYTAGLLQSTPRQRAKRLYSIKGSVPTPENKPNGCRFAPRCDKVMAICWERNPVLHPVDQHSSCRCWLFSQDKGHEQESSVVGG
- a CDS encoding ABC transporter ATP-binding protein, encoding MMTPLLEVKGLRKLFRMKKGWLQQPQYVHALNGIDVSVYEGETLGIVGESGCGKSTLGKCILRLLEPVQGEIRFQGNEIGKMNKNEMRAVRRNMQMVFQNPFETLNPKLTIGHILTEPLISHGIPRQHRQALLEETIEIVGMSKQHLSRYPHEFSGGQRQRIGIARALILRPKLIIADEPVSALDVSIQSQILNLLQDLQEQFSLTYVFISHDLSVVEHIADKVAVMYLGEIIEYAEKEKLFGRPLHPYTQALLSAKPITDPDDIREQIVLSGDLPSPTNPPKGCKFHPRCRSSMEICKVELPKLSEIEGQSVACHLYQSFRAIDPS
- the dapF gene encoding diaminopimelate epimerase gives rise to the protein MFDLGIPFTKMNGCGNDFIIVDNRDGLLNEVALSAFVQHVCRRGTSIGADGFMLLENSNIADFKMRYFNADGSEGEMCGNGARCMSRFAYQIGAAKTKMSFETMAGIYQAELNQNGVKVKFPDVQLQALKLNQPYEWDGPNSVYHYGVVGVPHTVWFVENVFAITDDQLREWGRMVRNDEKQFPNGTNVNFVEPIDRQTLRIRTYERGVEAETYACGSGSTAAAIIAGVLGHVDTSVNLLTRGGPLKISYHLTDYAAESVYLEGNSKLVAEGHLLPDAWT